Proteins encoded by one window of Microplitis mediator isolate UGA2020A chromosome 1, iyMicMedi2.1, whole genome shotgun sequence:
- the LOC130676996 gene encoding origin recognition complex subunit 3: MDDVSVSKGVFAHKGNYKIGSARKKSQANLNIYDNELWYDAYKHVWSTIKTCAEEINNSMFKQILIDIKKYIKDIKDDDNNNFLNEISTAILLTGVNLPDHDELFRKLSLQISSITKYIAVIQSRDSGSMKSLIEEMIFQLINGSEEEVLVKKNQCTLRVLETWYKDKSMEIPLVIVIPDFETFNPIILRDFILVLSSYRKTIKFVLIFGVATTLHAVHRSLPYDATSKLRVQVFYTQRQDKSLSDILEGTVFSGKTSFMLTGRAFQLLTDIFLFYDFSVDSFLQGYKLCMFQHFYGNRISYLCCDRENIEKAVDKLSGDDLDEVRNLPSIVKYIDNWKIASKENITDSAFKWLLVKLLKEFHDFKSGFFIILKCLHYLVSSLPGAPLGKQLREVYATAVTCDLTETNEYKECLKLLNFLSKSELITKLENFIKIIKDNSGDKNDFNHILINLEDRLNKIREASLEITTEEVQTLTPTSKLSRTSFREKLLNKAQEHSKSPFKHAQAELMNYLNNLMMIHLKNPNRLPASEIFCFSDANAGKHHLRGSLRAAIHMGLNDPSIYLNCDCCKLETDQTIQPTLPDLSIIYKLHLESRKLINMYDWLQAFLMIVNPNDESEQTEVDPEIQARFTRAVAELQFLGFIKTSRRKTDHVKRLT, translated from the exons ATGGATGATGTATCAGTATCaaag gGAGTATTTGCTCACAAAGGAAATTACAAAATAGGAAGCGCGCGAAAAAAATCACaagcaaatttaaatatttatgacaatGAGCTCTGGTATGATGCTTACAAACATGTTTGGTCGACAATTAAAACCTGTGCAGag gaaATAAATAACAGTATGTTCAAACAAATATTGATTGatattaagaaatatataaaagacataaaagatgatgataataataattttttaaacgaaatATCAACAGCTATTTTATTAACCG gtGTAAATCTTCCGGATCATGATGAATTATTTCGTAAATTGTCACTGCAAATATCGAGTATCACTAAATATATTGCTGTTATACAATCGAGGGACTCGGGTAGCATGAAATCATTGATAGAAGAAATGATTTTTCAGTTGATAAATGGATCTGAG GAGGAAGTgctggtgaaaaaaaatcagtgtACGTTGAGAGTGTTAGAGACTTGGTACAAAGATAAATCTATGGAAATTCCGCTTGTTATTGTTATCCCGGattttgaaacttttaatCCGATTATACTTCGTGACTTTATATTGGTCTTAAg ctcgtacagaaaaaccataaaatttgtattaatttttggaGTCGCGACAACTCTTCATGCGGTTCACAGGTCATTACCATACGACGCGACGTCGAAACTCCGAGTTCAG GTTTTTTATACACAAAGGCAGGACAAAAGTTTGTCAGATATTTTAGAGGGAACAGTTTTTTCAGGAAAAACATCATTCATGTTAACAGGACGCgcatttcaattattaaccgatatttttttattctatgatTTTTCTGTTGATTCTTTTCTACAAGGCTACAag ctgtgTATGTTTCAACATTTTTATGGCAACAGAATATCATATTTATGCTGCGACcgtgaaaatattgaaaaagcTGTTGACAAATTATCGGGCGATGATCTAGATGAAGTTAGAAATTTACCTTCGATTGTGAAGTATATAGATAATTGGAAAATAGCgagtaaagaaaatataacaGACAGTGCATTTAAATGGCTGCTTGTTAAATTACTGAAAGAATTCCACGATTTTAAAAGTGGGTTTTTTATTATCCTAAAGTGTTTGCATTATTTGGTTTCTTCGCTACCCGGCGCACCCTTGGGTAaacag CTTCGTGAAGTTTACGCCACAGCAGTAACGTGTGATCTAACAGAAACTAACGAGTACAAAGAATGTcttaaacttttgaattttctttcaaaatcCGAGTTGATAAcgaaattagaaaattttattaaaataataaaagataattctggggataaaaatgattttaatcacATACTAATTAATCTTGAAGATCGTTTGAATAAAATCAGAGAAGCAAGTTTAGAAATTACAACAGAAGAAGTACAAACTTTAACTCCAACTTCAAAATTAAGTCGAACTTCATTTAGAGAA AAACTATTAAATAAAGCACAGGAACATTCAAAGTCACCATTCAAACACGCACAAGCcgaattaatgaattatttaaataatttgatgatGATTCATTTGAAAAATCCAAATCGCCTACCAGCAAGCGAAATATTTTGTTTCAGTGATGCTAATGCTGGCAAACATCATTTACGTGGTTCATTACGTGCTGCTATACATATGGGATTAAATGATCCatcgatttatttaaat TGCGACTGCTGTAAATTGGAGACCGACCAAACGATCCAACCGACGTTACCTGACCTCAGCATTATTTACAAACTACATTTGGAGTCACGGAAACTGATCAATATGTATGATTGGCTGCAA gcATTTTTGATGATTGTCAATCCTAATGATGAGTCAGAGCAAACAGAAGTCGATCCAGAAATACa AGCGCGTTTTACTCGAGCCGTTGCAGAACTACAGTTTTTAGGTTTTATTAAAACGTCAAGAAGAAAAACTGATCATGTTAAACGACTTACGTGA
- the LOC130677088 gene encoding uncharacterized protein LOC130677088: MAAELMISFYLIIILSLCMKVILLKKSYASPEQVFDQISSSFNFRPTYLEIYDQSIKSKCDRLIVVHPFDWSFWAINGYCYVLNALRAFDCPHKMTPTLIIDAITVNETFLNPICYPIDYSTVLNEYKSHGPPIINYFNIEDIMRRGRFTVIDALNYLLKYYIEIDLDKNNAHPINKKIVKSFIKKGNLINQKDLKDVKTKVLEHSVKMDKKVKSKRLNAEP, encoded by the coding sequence atggctGCAGAATTAATGATATCATTTTACCTGATAATTATTCTGAGTTTatgtatgaaagtaattttattaaaaaaatcttacgCATCACCGGAGCAAGTATTTGATCAAATATCATCGTCATTTAATTTCCGACCAACATATTTAGAAATATATGACCAatcaataaaatcaaaatgcGATCGATTGATTGTCGTTCATCCATTCGATTGGAGTTTTTGGGCGATAAATGGTTATTGTTACGTTTTAAATGCATTGAGAGCATTTGATTGCCCGCACAAAATGACACCGACACTTATTATTGACGCGATAACAGTCAACGAAACGTTTTTAAATCCTATTTGTTATCCAATTGATTACAGCACTGTACTTAATGAGTACAAATCACACGGCCCGCcgatcattaattattttaatattgaagaCATTATGAGACGAGGAAGATTTACTGTTATTGATGCACTTAATTACttacttaaatattatattgaaatagATTTAGATAAGAATAATGCACATCcgattaataagaaaattgttaaatcTTTTATAAAGAAAGGAAATCTAATTAATCAAAAGGATTTAAAGGACGTAAAAACAAAAGTTCTTGAACACTCTGTAAAAATggacaaaaaagtaaaaagtaaaCGTTTGAATGCAGAaccataa